DNA from Hippocampus zosterae strain Florida chromosome 18, ASM2543408v3, whole genome shotgun sequence:
GGGCGAGGACCTCAACGAGTGGGTTGCGGTCAACAGTAAGCGCCAAACTCGGCTCTTCAAACACTTTGCATGCCTGCGGCGAGACTGATGTTGAAATAGAATTCCTTCCATTGGGGCCAAAAGACTCCCGCCATTCCAAACGGCGCCGTGTTTTAGTTGATCTCGGTAACAACGCGAATGACTCCCCCGTGAAGAGTGACTTTGGGCACTCCCGCCAAGGCCGCAAGCCTTCCTTCTGGGAAGACTCGCTGACAAACTATTATGGTGGCTCTTTGTCTTGGCGCCATGTTAATCACCATCCGGTGAGCTccgtttttaaaataaatgagcgCTAGATTTGGGGTTGGCGTTGCATTGACGCATGTGCGCACTGGCGTTGATGCAAATGAGCACTCTATGGCATTGCAGCCGTGGACTTCTTCAACCAGATCAACATGCTGTACGGAACCATCACGGACTTCTGCACGGAGGAGACTTGTCCCGTCATGTCCGCCGGTCCGAAGTGAGTCCCGGGCCAAACGCCGGCGCCGCGCCCAAAGGCCGAGGCTGCGGTCCACAGcgtcgctcttttttttttacgcaggTACGAGTACCACTGGGCGGACGGCACCAACATTAAGAAGCCCATCAAGTGCTCCGCCCCCAAGTACATCGATTACTTGATGACCTGGGTGCAAGACCAGCTGGAcgacgagacgcttttcccctCCAAGATCGGTACGTCTCAGAGGGGCCAAACCGTGACGACGGTTAGGCCGCGGCCGCCCCCCAGAGGAGAAATCGCTCGAGGAAGTGCCCGACGCTTCGGGATGACCTTTTTGCGCGCTTTTCTTGAGACGCTCCCCATAACGGCCGTtgtgttctccccccccctagGCGTCCCGTTCAAGCGGAACTTCATGTCGGTGGCCAAGACCATCCTGAAGCGTCTGTTCCGCGTCTACGCGCACATCTACCACCAGCACTTTGACTCGGTCatgcagctgcaggaggaggcCCACCTCAACACGTCCTTCAAGCACTTCATCTTCTTTGTGCAGGTGGAAAAAGATGCACGCAGCTCGGCCGGCTCGCTCCTGTCGCGCTGCCTCTGGCtttctgtcttgtttttgtcaCCGTCGCCCTCTCGCTCCGTTTGTcaagtctttctctctctgcccCCCATGCCCCCCCATCTCCATTCGGGCACCTCTGTGCCTCTGCTGACGCGTTGTCTCGTCTTGTCTCGTCAGGAGTTCAACTTGATCGACAGGAAAGAGTTGGCGCCGCTTCAGGAGCTGATCGAGAAGCTGACCACGAAGGACAGATAAACGCcaccgtgcttttttttttccttttcggcGATTTTCTAGTTTTTGCACAGAAATACCCTCTCCCTCCGCCCCTCCCCACAACGCCCTCAACTCTTCCTCGGCCGTTCGTATGCAGTATCGACTCTATTTCCATTTggggaaatgtttttaaaagaggCCCGTCCGGGACGTCCCGTTGGCCATTAAACGCGCCGGGACTCGAGCTTATCAGGAGTGTTGGGGTCAAGGTGCAACACTCCTCCCTCCGCTTCGCGTGACACTCGTTGGCTTacgctgtacaaaaaaaaaaaaaaaatagtgccgAGACGTCATCCCCGAAGCCGTTCCGAGAGCAGAAATTCTTCCCGCCAGCGGTAAAAGCATCCCAAGTGCCTGGCCCGGCACCTGCGGCGAGAACTGTAGCGAGGTCGCGATCGACCTCGATCGTCCGGTCGCCGGAGAGAACGAGTTCAAAATACTTGGCACGGGCCATTTTCACGGCTGCGTCGGAGGCATTCACGTGAGAGCTGGCGTCGATTCGCCCGTGCCTTTTCGGACACAACTTGAGCCGATCCAAACGCGAGCGGTTCCGGCTGCTCACCCCGTGAAGAGAATGACACGCACGCTTCCCGATGTCGGTGGGGCCGCGCCTCCGTTCCGGCTTTGGATCGACGGTTTTCCAAATGATCGCTTGAAAATGTTGCCGTTCTAGCGGGAGGGGACAAACGATGACCCGTAACCTTCGCCGTACCTCCCGGAGCGGAAAATGACCGCAACTTTGAACCGTTCTCCCACCCTCTTGCCTGAATGTCTAGTCTGCTCTGTCGCACGACCGAGCGTCTTTTTCCCTTCCCCAAAAGTGAATGTCCGCCCGCCCTGCCCGTGAGGCGCAACTGAGATATTTGCCATGTTGTTGTGCACGCACATCTCCCCGCTCTCAAAAGTCTCCTTTACTATGCAATAAGAATTGAGGcgttcaaataaacaaaaaccacCGTGGGATCCGTCGGCGCGTTCTCGCCGGATATTTGTCGCTTCTCACTCAGACGTTTGAGTTTTGAAAAGTACGGCTCTGCTTTCGTTTTTGTGCTTGCGCGCCTTTTTTTGCGAGTCGGTCACCGTTTACCAGAGCTTGTCAGACAACAAGGCACACCATGTAAATAGCCATGCCTGCCAAGGAGTATTCCAGAAAGACAAAAGGACACGACAAGAAATAAGGTGAAAAAACGTgaattgttgcactttgtcatACGAGGGAAAACCATTCCTGCCACCATAGTCATTTCTAAGGAGAAATGTGGACCATTGCGAGGAGAACGGTCGTCTTTACGGTACAAAAGCATACAGAATATTGAGCATAAATGTTCCACGGTGTTGCGCTAAATTCATCAAATTCTCGAGGATGTCACCTGATGATTGTTACTTGataactgttttttgttttgtttttttctcagatgAACCCCATCTCCCTCAAccaattgtttttggtttttgtttccaATACTGCAGTACTCGGACGTAATACTGCTAACAGCACCACTGCATCGTAGTTGGACCCGCTAAGAATTGCAATATATCAGTGTGACATTagacaacccccccgccccccgacttTGTTAGTATAATAAACTTTATAGTAAGTATAAAGTATAGTAAACTTTTCATTTGCCTCACGGAATAagtattgttgtgtttttgaacaCAGAATGACGTCTTATTTCTTGACATTAGCCATCTTACTGTCTAATATTCCTTCGTAGTTGAATCGTTCTCTTAAAATAAGCacggacattttgttttgtttttttagcggcAGTTCCTCATTCCCCAGTTTGCGCATTCAAATGGCGTTTGCTTGCTTTCGTTGTTGTTTTATGAGGTCAAGATTCCGAACGTGTTGACTCGTTTTCAAGTTTCTCATCTCAACAAGCATCTCCCGCTCTGGCCTGTTGCCGCGTCGTTAATCATCCATCCTCTTGTCTTTCTTGGCTCTCTTCTTTAAGGAACTGTTTGTAGGCTACGTAACAGCTCGGTAAGGATATTCCAATGCTGCTGAAACGAGTTCTGCTGTTTACAAGGCAAATAAAGGTGGTGATGAGTCTTTGCATTTTTTGAAATGGTTTTATTTACCTTCATTTGTGTTGTGGGAAACGTTGGCCAAGTCGATGATGCAGTTGCTGCGGAAGTGACGACGTTCGaaagcaagaacaaaaacaataaaatcacagataaaattataacaaCACCCGAATGCCAGACCAGcgagcatatatatatacactgtacatttttgtattatttttattttttaatcgaaGACCATTTGATAATTTACAATGTTGCCGGAAACGACGATCCGCCGTTCCAACCTTTGGCTCTGATTGGCTAGTATTGCTGCTTCCCGGGCGGAAGCGAAGACGCCCAAAGATGTTGTTTGGGAGGTGGCCTTTTTCTCGCATCCGGTATTTCCTTGATAATTCTCACGTTCTATTCTCGAACAATTACGCCAACTTTCTGCACAGAAACGTAAGGAAACTGTTGCAGTATATCATGATGTAAATGACAAAAAGACAACCGAAAAGTACTTTGGCTTGTTTTCGCTCGCCGTCGGCCGTTGACACGCTTCCCGCGACATGCCCAGTGATAA
Protein-coding regions in this window:
- the LOC127591260 gene encoding MOB kinase activator 1B isoform X1, encoding MSFLFGSRSSKTFKPKKNIPEGSHQYELLKHAEATLGSGNLRMAVMLPEGEDLNEWVAVNTVDFFNQINMLYGTITDFCTEETCPVMSAGPKYEYHWADGTNIKKPIKCSAPKYIDYLMTWVQDQLDDETLFPSKIGVPFKRNFMSVAKTILKRLFRVYAHIYHQHFDSVMQLQEEAHLNTSFKHFIFFVQEFNLIDRKELAPLQELIEKLTTKDR
- the LOC127591260 gene encoding MOB kinase activator 1B isoform X2 — translated: MAVMLPEGEDLNEWVAVNTVDFFNQINMLYGTITDFCTEETCPVMSAGPKYEYHWADGTNIKKPIKCSAPKYIDYLMTWVQDQLDDETLFPSKIGVPFKRNFMSVAKTILKRLFRVYAHIYHQHFDSVMQLQEEAHLNTSFKHFIFFVQEFNLIDRKELAPLQELIEKLTTKDR